The genomic segment TGATCGACGTTCGAGAACGCATCATTCGACCTTCCTCAGTCGACAAAAATAACGCGTAGACGACATCCTCGTCCTTCTCGTAGTACAACCACAATCGGTCAATCCCTTTCATTCGGTTGTCAAACTCATCCCGAAAGGTTACCAGCCGACCTACAATTGACAAGGGAACCGTGCTCCGAAAGCGCACTTCCAAACCCATCTTTTCCCGGGCAATATCTTCCCATTTCTCATTGGAGATGGTGAGCGGAGAAAAATCGAGGAAGATCCATTTCGACATTTCTCGCACGATCAAACTGTAAGGAGCATCGGTTGCGGATGCTTTCGTATGGCGATCTTCCCCATAGTGAAAAACAACGGATTCCGGCGTAACGAGCTGTTCGAGTTGTTTTTCCTGAACGGGCTTTGACTGCGTATACTCTGCCGGCTCAATAAATTGAAGGTTGGGTTGATTCGACCACAACATCGCTGTCAAAACAAAGCTGGCTAGCACTAGCAGATTGAGTAAGACGGTCTTGGCAGGCTCTAGCATCCGCTTCATCCCGTTTTTCCTCCTTGGGCAAATGGCACCCAGAACGTGACTGTCGTTCCCACGTTCCATTCGCTCGTAATCTCGATATCTGCACCGTGTGCCTGTACTAATTCGCGGGCAATCGCCAATCCCAGGCCTGTTCCACCCTGACCGCGCGAACGCGCCTTGTCTACGCGGTAGAAGCGCTCAAAGATTCGCTTCAAATCGCGGCTGGGAATACCGATTCCTGTGTCGGTAATGGAGATTTGCACTCGCTTTTGCTTGTGGTTCTCTTTTGCCATGAGAACCACGGTGCCTCCTTGAGGCGTATACTTGATCGCATTGGACAAAAGATTATCCAGTACTTGATTGATCGCATCCAAATCAATATAAACCGGCGGAAGCTTGCTCGGCATATCCAGACTAAGCTGAACCTCCTGTTGCTCACTGAACATGGAAAAACGATCGGCAGCATAACGCAACAATCGATTGATGTCCGCTTCCTTGCAATGCAGTCGAACTCCCTGTGAATCAAAACGCGATAGCTGCAACAAATCGTTTACCAAGCGAATCATGCGCTCTGTCTCCGACGAAGTAACCTTCAAGAACCGTTGGGACAGCTCTGGCTCTTCCACTGCGCCATCCAGCAGCGCTTCCACGTAGCTTTTAATGGTCGTCAGCGGTGTCCGCAGCTCATGCGATACATTCGCTACGAATTCGCGACGCTGCTGCTCCAGTCGCTGCTGCTCTGTCACATCTGCTACGACAGCGATGATCCCACCCATTTTTTTGCTATCGTGCTGTAAGGGCGTAAACGTCACACGCAGGATCACTTCTTCCTTATTCGGCAGCGTCATCTCAATGATAAGCGGTTCTTCCTGCGCATAGAGCGACATCTCATCCTCTGGCGGCAGACCCAATAGATCGTACAAGGTACGTCTCTTGAGAAGGACGTCAGCCATCGTCACCTGCAACATATCTTCTGCCGCCCGATTAAACAGGATGATCTGTCCATTGCGGTTAGCGGCAATGACACCGTCCGTCATGTTGCTCAAGATTCCCGCGAGCTTCTCACGTTCTTCCTCTTGCTGCAAGATGGCTTCCTGCAAACGCAAGGTCATATGATTAAAGGCCATACCGAGCTGGCCTATTTCATCATCGCTATAGACACGTACACTACTGTTAAAATCCCCATCTGCTACCAATCGTGCCTGACGGGTCATCTCCTTCACAGGCTTGGTGATGGTGCGCGCCAACACGACCCCGAGCACCGCCGTAATGACCATTGCGATCATCGTACCTGTCCCCAAGATGCCGTTCATTTTACCAATCGTCGCATAAGTGCCTTCCATCGAAGCGATCATGTAGACGGCACCGTATACGATCTGATCGCCCTTAACAGGTAGTGCCAATACTTTCACCCGCGCCCCCGTCTTCGGGTCGATCCGCATCGATTCACTGCGCGTCCCGAGCAGGGCAACCGTCACTTCAGGCTGCGAGGTCCGCTGTCCAATTGTACTTTTGTCCTCCGTCGTCGCAACCACCGTTCTTGTCTGATCGATGACCTGTACATTCGCTCCATTGATTTTTACCAGGTTGTTGATCAGGTTATCGATGTCCAGGCGGTTTTGTTCGGCGTTTGATTCCTTCCCGTCATGCGGACGTAAATCGTTTTCCAGCAAACTCGCTAACAAACTGGCTTGTCCATTCAAGGCCTCGGAAAAGTTGTTGATGTAGTAGCTCTCGACTTCCCGGGCAAAATAGGCGCTAATAAATTGCATCGCAAGCAAAATCAACAGCATGTAAATGATGACCATTTTCCACTGAACGGTTTTGAACAGCCGCCTCATCCAGGCTGGCCTCCCATGCCGGG from the Brevibacillus brevis genome contains:
- the walK gene encoding cell wall metabolism sensor histidine kinase WalK — protein: MRRLFKTVQWKMVIIYMLLILLAMQFISAYFAREVESYYINNFSEALNGQASLLASLLENDLRPHDGKESNAEQNRLDIDNLINNLVKINGANVQVIDQTRTVVATTEDKSTIGQRTSQPEVTVALLGTRSESMRIDPKTGARVKVLALPVKGDQIVYGAVYMIASMEGTYATIGKMNGILGTGTMIAMVITAVLGVVLARTITKPVKEMTRQARLVADGDFNSSVRVYSDDEIGQLGMAFNHMTLRLQEAILQQEEEREKLAGILSNMTDGVIAANRNGQIILFNRAAEDMLQVTMADVLLKRRTLYDLLGLPPEDEMSLYAQEEPLIIEMTLPNKEEVILRVTFTPLQHDSKKMGGIIAVVADVTEQQRLEQQRREFVANVSHELRTPLTTIKSYVEALLDGAVEEPELSQRFLKVTSSETERMIRLVNDLLQLSRFDSQGVRLHCKEADINRLLRYAADRFSMFSEQQEVQLSLDMPSKLPPVYIDLDAINQVLDNLLSNAIKYTPQGGTVVLMAKENHKQKRVQISITDTGIGIPSRDLKRIFERFYRVDKARSRGQGGTGLGLAIARELVQAHGADIEITSEWNVGTTVTFWVPFAQGGKTG